The following proteins are encoded in a genomic region of Myxococcaceae bacterium:
- a CDS encoding UDP-N-acetylmuramoyl-tripeptide--D-alanyl-D-alanine ligase, with protein MSFVRLTMLELHVKSYSIDTRTLKPGDIFVAIRGLQSDGHDFVAEAFSKGASQAIVRSDYPGQESNLIRVLDPLQELQDRAHRHLLSMPAKRVALTGSSGKTTTKEILATLCQACLSTEAVWLNEGNLNNHLGLPLSALKVEPHHKIAILEMGMNHFGEIACLAKIAKPQIGLITNMGSAHAGNMGGVEGVAKAKAELFEALEENDIGVVNADDPRCVREAERKLRAQVLTFGHSALADLRILDYQSPTFSYKGEIASAKLSLLGDHNVQNAAGALAVAVALGLDFKTAVQSLERLQPTRGRLAPLTLSTGSLLLDDTYNANSESMEAGISVLGSFHDRRRIAVLGDMGELGGVAAERHHAIGAACTQKGIDWIFACGEHAKHYGEGAFEAGFNMQHFVWAKDSVQIAEKLIDFVEPNDAIWIKGSRFMKMERVIERLLQINSVL; from the coding sequence ATGAGTTTCGTCCGTTTGACGATGCTCGAATTGCACGTGAAATCTTATTCGATCGACACCCGAACTCTTAAACCGGGGGATATTTTTGTGGCTATCCGAGGCCTTCAATCGGACGGACACGATTTTGTTGCAGAAGCCTTTTCGAAAGGGGCCAGCCAAGCCATCGTTCGATCCGATTACCCAGGCCAAGAATCGAATCTCATTCGAGTTTTGGATCCTCTCCAAGAGCTTCAAGACCGAGCTCATCGTCACCTTTTATCCATGCCGGCCAAACGCGTTGCATTAACAGGCTCTTCGGGTAAAACGACCACGAAAGAAATTCTAGCAACCCTCTGTCAAGCATGCTTGAGCACCGAGGCCGTTTGGCTCAACGAGGGCAACCTAAACAACCATTTGGGACTTCCTTTAAGCGCACTCAAAGTTGAACCGCACCATAAAATAGCGATTTTGGAGATGGGAATGAACCACTTCGGAGAAATCGCGTGTTTAGCTAAAATCGCCAAACCCCAAATTGGCCTCATCACCAATATGGGATCCGCTCATGCCGGAAATATGGGCGGTGTGGAAGGCGTTGCCAAAGCCAAAGCGGAGCTTTTTGAAGCACTGGAAGAAAACGATATCGGCGTTGTGAACGCAGACGACCCCCGTTGCGTTCGAGAAGCCGAACGAAAACTACGAGCCCAAGTCTTGACATTTGGACATTCGGCATTAGCTGATCTTCGAATCCTGGATTATCAGTCTCCAACCTTCTCCTACAAGGGAGAAATTGCCTCTGCCAAACTATCTCTTTTGGGAGATCACAATGTCCAAAACGCAGCCGGCGCGCTCGCGGTGGCAGTCGCCTTAGGACTCGACTTTAAGACAGCTGTTCAGAGTTTGGAAAGGCTTCAGCCAACGAGAGGGCGACTAGCACCCTTAACGCTTTCTACGGGATCCCTCCTACTCGATGACACGTACAATGCGAATTCAGAATCCATGGAAGCGGGCATTTCCGTACTTGGCTCCTTTCATGATCGACGGAGAATAGCCGTTCTTGGCGACATGGGCGAGCTCGGAGGCGTAGCGGCAGAAAGACATCATGCCATCGGTGCCGCTTGCACTCAAAAAGGAATTGATTGGATCTTTGCTTGCGGTGAACACGCAAAACACTATGGAGAAGGAGCTTTTGAAGCTGGATTCAACATGCAACATTTTGTGTGGGCCAAAGACAGCGTTCAAATCGCAGAAAAACTGATTGACTTTGTAGAACCGAACGATGCTATCTGGATCAAAGGTTCCCGATTCATGAAAATGGAAAGAGTCATTGAGCGTCTGCTTCAGATAAATTCTGTCCTATAA
- the psd gene encoding phosphatidylserine decarboxylase (Phosphatidylserine decarboxylase is synthesized as a single chain precursor. Generation of the pyruvoyl active site from a Ser is coupled to cleavage of a Gly-Ser bond between the larger (beta) and smaller (alpha chains). It is an integral membrane protein.) produces MLNILWLVPKNTLSRLMGKIAELSIPKFIRPVFYRLFGNFFGVNFFEIEDSLDSFSCLQDFFTRELRPGLRPIAEASVVSPCDGRWGQCGRVTENCLLQIKGKSYSLEELIGEKVSAEFADASYATIYLAPRDYHRFHMPMTASLTKVRYIPGTLWPVNSWAVKNIDRLFCVNERMVCWLGSEFILVAVGATMVGKVKLVFDSTLTTNVAQSTGWVQEYADRGPSLLQGAELGRFEFGSTLVLISKTALIEGILGDQVLIGQNLSEADAQ; encoded by the coding sequence ATGTTAAATATCTTATGGCTAGTGCCTAAAAATACTCTTTCCCGTTTGATGGGAAAAATAGCTGAGTTATCCATTCCCAAATTCATTCGACCCGTATTTTATCGCCTATTTGGAAATTTTTTTGGAGTCAATTTCTTTGAAATAGAGGATTCGCTAGACTCTTTTTCGTGTTTGCAGGATTTCTTTACGCGAGAATTAAGACCGGGCTTAAGACCCATTGCAGAGGCTTCGGTGGTCAGCCCGTGTGACGGTCGCTGGGGGCAATGCGGTAGGGTGACAGAAAACTGCCTCCTCCAAATCAAGGGAAAGTCGTACTCTTTAGAAGAGCTTATTGGAGAGAAGGTTTCGGCTGAATTTGCAGATGCTTCTTACGCGACCATCTATCTCGCCCCAAGGGACTATCATCGATTTCACATGCCGATGACGGCTTCTTTAACCAAAGTAAGATACATTCCCGGAACTCTGTGGCCAGTCAATTCGTGGGCAGTAAAAAACATCGACCGTCTTTTTTGCGTCAATGAGCGCATGGTTTGCTGGCTTGGCTCCGAATTCATCCTGGTAGCAGTTGGAGCCACGATGGTTGGGAAAGTAAAGCTGGTTTTCGACTCGACGCTCACGACAAACGTTGCTCAATCGACAGGGTGGGTTCAAGAATATGCAGATAGAGGGCCCTCTCTCTTACAAGGTGCCGAATTGGGTCGATTTGAATTTGGTTCTACCTTGGTTCTGATTTCTAAAACGGCTCTCATCGAAGGTATCTTGGGAGACCAAGTTCTTATAGGACAGAATTTATCTGAAGCAGACGCTCAATGA
- a CDS encoding ATP-dependent helicase — protein sequence MIPELNAEQEAVVRAPMISLLVSAGAGSGKTRTLVCRVAHLIQQGIEPGQIILLTFTNKSARQMLSRVEEICGPVARGVIGGTFHSVALAFLRQENPEIRLISRDEAKNILFRLVKNSSASSLDKVFEEISFALNTRTPIPSGLTELYGSFLEAKRNAGVVDFDDLLLNFGKFATEGRVRSKALLVDEYQDINRLQGALIDALASTHRNLMVVGDDSQSIYAFRGADTGNMRRFKATYPEASHLSLSTNYRSSQEIVCLANAALKRFPLALQKKLIPNRGSMAKPALVPCQSSFQQALFVGQRIEELIRSGVLPGDIAVLYRAHRHSQEVKNILSKQRIHFEELLPNRDWSLEGQESERSQKAVTLASIHQAKGLEWKHVFVIWLVEGHFPSFMSYREPHGVEEERRLFYVALTRAMDSLTFCYPQERALRRSRFLEESVHLCDLWSIAS from the coding sequence GTGATTCCTGAGTTAAACGCAGAACAAGAAGCGGTTGTACGAGCTCCCATGATTTCTCTTTTAGTCTCAGCGGGAGCTGGATCGGGGAAAACACGAACACTGGTTTGTCGAGTCGCACACCTGATTCAGCAAGGGATCGAACCCGGCCAAATTATTTTGCTCACGTTTACCAATAAATCGGCTCGCCAGATGCTGAGCCGAGTAGAAGAAATCTGTGGCCCCGTAGCTCGGGGTGTTATTGGAGGTACCTTTCATTCGGTCGCGCTTGCTTTTTTGCGGCAAGAAAATCCGGAAATTCGATTGATTTCTCGAGATGAAGCCAAAAATATTTTGTTTCGTCTTGTTAAAAATAGCAGTGCTTCCAGCCTCGATAAGGTTTTTGAAGAGATTTCGTTTGCGCTGAATACAAGAACACCGATTCCCAGTGGGCTGACGGAACTCTATGGGTCATTTTTAGAAGCAAAAAGAAATGCGGGTGTCGTTGATTTTGATGATCTGCTCTTAAATTTTGGAAAATTTGCCACCGAAGGTCGAGTTCGCAGCAAAGCCCTTTTAGTGGATGAGTATCAAGATATTAATCGCTTGCAGGGAGCTTTGATCGATGCTTTGGCAAGTACGCATCGAAATCTGATGGTGGTTGGAGATGACTCTCAAAGCATCTACGCTTTTCGAGGCGCCGACACCGGTAACATGCGTCGATTTAAGGCCACTTATCCCGAAGCAAGCCACCTCAGCTTAAGCACGAATTATCGCTCATCTCAAGAAATCGTTTGTTTGGCTAACGCCGCTTTGAAGCGCTTTCCTTTGGCTTTACAAAAGAAATTGATACCCAATCGAGGGAGCATGGCCAAGCCGGCATTGGTGCCTTGCCAAAGTTCATTCCAACAAGCTCTCTTTGTAGGACAACGCATTGAAGAGCTGATCAGATCAGGTGTTTTACCGGGCGATATCGCGGTTCTCTACCGTGCCCATCGCCACAGCCAAGAAGTCAAAAATATTTTGTCTAAACAAAGAATTCATTTTGAAGAGCTGCTTCCAAATCGAGATTGGTCTTTGGAGGGCCAGGAATCCGAGCGCAGTCAAAAGGCCGTGACCTTGGCCAGCATTCATCAAGCCAAGGGCCTTGAATGGAAACATGTGTTTGTGATTTGGCTGGTGGAAGGGCATTTTCCTTCGTTTATGTCCTATCGAGAGCCTCATGGAGTGGAAGAAGAAAGGCGTTTATTCTACGTCGCTTTGACCCGTGCGATGGACTCCTTGACATTTTGCTATCCGCAAGAACGCGCTCTCAGGCGTTCTCGCTTTCTGGAAGAAAGCGTGCATCTGTGTGATCTTTGGTCGATTGCTTCTTAG
- a CDS encoding class I SAM-dependent RNA methyltransferase, with the protein MRLLNIEAIDDEGRGRAFYDAWNYAVRGAFPGDQVEVRVERIFKAQKLYVCRVKRFARKGEFHESRTCRHKLPCPACPLHGVKDSLVLELKQSRIQAALTSVALDLPVEAVVPHPSLTGYRQKVKLMVAGDPGDLRLGVYVPYSHQFSEASACPHVDPSINQAIPILLSKLNESKAEGLQAVILRAVQGGVAIVVVTLQPLPDVLFTDNPFLSFSERIQSTVSNNILAGEPGRQTGLQRVPSLEGGPSVHPDSFCQTDPIQAERLYDLVADFLYQGPGHYCDAYAGVGGFSKAILKKGEANLVAVESNALCIESLNELGIQVYGGSMAEYLSERSSVRWAGIVVDPPKKGLQSEACLIAALQAERVALISCDPNAMARDLLEFVRQGYQVVRIVPMDFFGGTPAVETVVLMRYSGEPQ; encoded by the coding sequence ATGAGACTGTTAAATATCGAAGCGATCGACGATGAGGGGCGTGGGCGGGCTTTTTACGATGCCTGGAACTATGCTGTTCGAGGCGCTTTCCCAGGTGATCAAGTTGAAGTTCGGGTGGAACGTATTTTTAAAGCTCAGAAGCTTTATGTCTGCCGAGTCAAGCGTTTCGCTCGTAAGGGGGAGTTCCACGAGTCAAGAACCTGCCGGCACAAACTTCCCTGTCCGGCTTGTCCTTTGCATGGAGTGAAAGACTCGCTGGTGCTCGAACTGAAGCAGAGCCGAATTCAGGCCGCATTGACAAGTGTGGCACTGGACTTGCCCGTTGAAGCTGTCGTGCCTCATCCAAGCCTGACAGGCTATCGGCAGAAAGTGAAACTCATGGTGGCGGGAGACCCAGGCGACTTACGCTTGGGAGTCTATGTGCCGTATTCTCACCAGTTTTCAGAAGCAAGCGCTTGTCCGCATGTGGATCCTTCGATCAACCAGGCGATACCGATTTTGCTTTCGAAACTCAACGAATCCAAAGCCGAAGGGTTGCAGGCTGTGATTTTGAGAGCCGTTCAAGGGGGTGTGGCGATTGTGGTGGTTACCCTTCAACCCCTTCCAGATGTCCTGTTTACGGATAACCCATTTTTGAGTTTCTCGGAACGCATTCAATCGACGGTATCAAATAATATTTTGGCCGGTGAACCAGGACGTCAAACAGGCCTTCAACGAGTCCCAAGCTTAGAAGGGGGACCAAGCGTCCACCCAGACTCGTTTTGTCAAACGGATCCCATTCAAGCAGAACGTCTGTACGATCTTGTCGCTGATTTTTTGTATCAAGGACCTGGTCATTATTGTGACGCTTATGCGGGAGTGGGTGGTTTTTCAAAAGCCATCTTGAAGAAAGGCGAGGCGAATTTGGTGGCAGTTGAGAGCAATGCACTCTGCATCGAGTCGTTGAACGAATTGGGGATTCAAGTCTACGGAGGAAGTATGGCTGAGTATCTAAGTGAACGCTCATCGGTTCGATGGGCTGGGATTGTGGTGGATCCTCCTAAGAAGGGTCTTCAAAGCGAAGCTTGCTTGATTGCAGCCCTGCAGGCTGAACGAGTGGCTTTGATCTCATGCGACCCGAATGCGATGGCTCGCGATCTTTTAGAGTTTGTTCGGCAAGGCTACCAGGTTGTTCGGATCGTGCCGATGGATTTCTTCGGTGGGACTCCGGCCGTTGAGACCGTGGTATTGATGCGCTACTCTGGAGAGCCCCAGTGA
- the groL gene encoding chaperonin GroEL (60 kDa chaperone family; promotes refolding of misfolded polypeptides especially under stressful conditions; forms two stacked rings of heptamers to form a barrel-shaped 14mer; ends can be capped by GroES; misfolded proteins enter the barrel where they are refolded when GroES binds) — translation MSAKEICFSNDARNKAAKGVNALANAVKVTLGPKGRNVIISKPFGSPVVTKDGVTVAKEIEFSNKFENMGAQMVKEVASKTSDKAGDGTTTATVLAQSLFNEGLKLVAAGHNPMDIKRGIDKGVEKLVEGLKALSTPIKDHKEIAQIGTISANGEVEIGNILAEAMEKVGKEGVITVEEAKSLDTTLEIVEGMQFDRGYLSPYFVTDSERMEVVLENPLILVYEKKISAMQDLLPILEPVAKSGRPFLIIAEEVEGEALATLVVNKLRGTLKIAAVKAPGFGDRRKAMLEDIACLTGAKFISEDQGWKLENVTVTELGSAKVVTIDKDNTVIVDGFGGKSDIEARVKQIRAQIEVTTSDYDKEKLEERLAKLVGGVAVIKVGAPTEAEMKEKKARVEDALHATRAAVQEGVIPGGGVALIRAAQNTKLAELDTGNAQQNAGIQLLLRAIEEPLRQIAKNAGYEGSVVVNKVKEGSSGFGFNAASEEYEDLVRSGVIDPTKVARTALQNAASIASLMLTTEAMIAEQPKAEKAAPASGDYGADMDY, via the coding sequence ATGTCAGCAAAAGAAATATGCTTTTCAAACGATGCTCGTAACAAGGCTGCTAAAGGCGTTAACGCTTTGGCGAATGCTGTTAAAGTCACTTTAGGCCCCAAAGGTCGAAATGTTATTATTTCGAAACCTTTTGGTTCCCCCGTTGTGACTAAAGACGGTGTAACTGTGGCCAAAGAAATCGAATTTTCGAATAAATTCGAAAACATGGGTGCGCAGATGGTCAAAGAGGTTGCCTCTAAGACTTCCGATAAGGCTGGCGACGGTACAACCACGGCTACGGTATTGGCTCAATCTCTGTTCAACGAAGGGTTGAAGCTTGTGGCTGCCGGGCACAATCCCATGGATATCAAGCGCGGTATCGATAAGGGCGTTGAAAAATTAGTAGAAGGTTTGAAAGCTCTTTCAACTCCGATCAAAGATCACAAAGAAATTGCACAGATTGGAACGATCTCCGCCAATGGTGAAGTTGAGATTGGAAATATCTTGGCCGAAGCCATGGAAAAAGTAGGGAAAGAGGGTGTTATTACGGTTGAAGAAGCCAAAAGCCTCGATACTACCTTGGAAATTGTAGAAGGTATGCAGTTTGATCGTGGTTATTTGTCTCCGTACTTTGTGACAGACTCTGAACGCATGGAAGTGGTTTTGGAGAATCCGTTGATTTTGGTTTACGAGAAGAAGATTTCTGCCATGCAAGATTTGCTGCCGATTCTTGAGCCCGTAGCCAAAAGTGGACGTCCGTTTTTGATCATTGCTGAAGAAGTGGAAGGCGAAGCTTTGGCCACTTTGGTCGTGAATAAGCTGCGTGGAACTTTGAAGATTGCCGCTGTGAAAGCACCTGGATTTGGAGATCGCCGTAAGGCCATGCTGGAAGACATCGCTTGTCTAACAGGTGCGAAATTCATTTCGGAAGACCAGGGCTGGAAACTTGAGAACGTGACTGTTACTGAACTGGGTTCCGCAAAAGTGGTAACGATTGACAAAGATAACACCGTTATCGTCGATGGTTTCGGGGGGAAATCCGATATTGAGGCACGCGTCAAACAAATTCGCGCTCAAATCGAAGTGACTACTTCGGACTACGATAAAGAAAAACTGGAAGAGCGCTTAGCGAAACTGGTAGGCGGCGTTGCGGTGATCAAAGTGGGTGCTCCAACCGAAGCCGAAATGAAGGAAAAGAAAGCTCGAGTCGAAGATGCATTGCATGCAACCCGAGCAGCGGTTCAAGAAGGCGTGATTCCAGGCGGTGGTGTGGCTTTGATTCGTGCCGCTCAAAATACGAAGTTAGCTGAGCTTGACACAGGCAATGCGCAGCAAAATGCAGGTATTCAGTTGCTGCTGAGAGCCATCGAAGAGCCTCTTCGTCAAATCGCTAAGAACGCAGGTTATGAAGGTTCTGTAGTCGTCAATAAAGTCAAAGAAGGAAGTTCCGGATTTGGCTTCAATGCTGCTTCGGAGGAGTACGAAGACTTGGTTCGATCGGGTGTCATCGATCCGACTAAGGTGGCTCGTACGGCTTTGCAAAATGCGGCTTCGATTGCATCCTTGATGCTGACCACCGAAGCAATGATTGCCGAGCAGCCTAAGGCGGAAAAAGCCGCTCCAGCGAGCGGTGACTACGGCGCGGACATGGACTACTAG
- a CDS encoding co-chaperone GroES, which yields MKFKPLNDRVLVKRLEAEEKIGGIFIPDSAQEKPMQGLIVAVGEGKYTENGALRPLEVKEGQIVFFRKYAGSEVTVDGIEHMILREDEILAILQ from the coding sequence ATGAAGTTTAAACCGCTGAATGATCGTGTATTGGTAAAGCGCTTGGAAGCCGAAGAAAAAATCGGCGGAATTTTTATACCCGATAGCGCTCAAGAAAAACCGATGCAAGGCCTGATTGTGGCCGTTGGTGAAGGCAAATACACCGAAAATGGAGCGCTGCGTCCGCTTGAAGTGAAAGAAGGGCAGATCGTTTTTTTCCGCAAATACGCAGGAAGTGAAGTAACGGTCGATGGAATCGAACACATGATCTTGAGAGAAGACGAGATCTTGGCGATTTTGCAATAA
- the rpmB gene encoding 50S ribosomal protein L28 has translation MAICTLTGKSWMNGNRVSHSNIKTKRKLKANVQTKRVFDVESGRFIRVALSTRALRTLNKKTLSACLSKFCA, from the coding sequence ATGGCAATCTGTACTTTGACCGGTAAATCTTGGATGAATGGCAATCGTGTCTCCCATTCCAATATCAAGACGAAGCGTAAGCTAAAAGCGAACGTTCAAACGAAACGCGTATTTGATGTTGAATCCGGTCGCTTTATCCGAGTTGCGCTGTCGACTCGAGCTTTGCGTACTTTAAACAAAAAGACTCTATCGGCTTGTCTCTCTAAATTTTGTGCTTAA
- a CDS encoding GreA/GreB family elongation factor, with protein MKHRCKDNREKSTMSKRLTPKGYRLLKAEYENLLHVERPKVVRGITNAAAEGDRSENAEYIYGKKHLREIDKRLQYLAQLLKEVQVICLEHRLQSTVSFGHTVVVKDDQDEFRSFRIVGEGETEFHDRAISERSPVAKALLGKRIGDIVEIVRPKGVWEVEICELLNSVDRDQ; from the coding sequence ATGAAACATCGGTGTAAAGATAATCGAGAAAAGAGTACTATGTCAAAGCGATTGACCCCAAAAGGCTATCGGCTTCTCAAAGCCGAATATGAAAATTTGCTTCACGTTGAACGTCCTAAAGTGGTTCGAGGAATTACAAACGCCGCTGCGGAGGGTGATCGTTCTGAGAATGCTGAGTATATCTACGGAAAAAAGCATTTAAGAGAGATCGATAAACGTCTCCAATACCTGGCTCAGCTTTTGAAAGAGGTTCAAGTGATTTGCTTGGAACATAGGCTTCAAAGCACGGTTTCTTTTGGACACACGGTGGTGGTTAAAGACGATCAAGATGAGTTTCGATCGTTTCGCATTGTTGGAGAAGGGGAGACCGAATTTCACGATCGAGCAATCTCTGAACGTTCGCCAGTTGCAAAGGCGCTTCTGGGAAAACGCATTGGAGATATTGTCGAAATCGTCAGGCCTAAGGGAGTTTGGGAGGTAGAGATCTGCGAGTTGCTCAATTCTGTTGACAGAGATCAATAG
- a CDS encoding DedA family protein: MFHEFIRVWFNWLEISGYWGVAGLMALESSIVPIPSELVIPPAAFWASQGRLSFEGVVLAGTLGSYIGSSISYWLCRWLGHPLLEQYGRYLGISPIKVQEAERWIHRFGITGILIARFLPVVRHLISMPAGLFRMPFGAFSGMTILGSAAWCTILTWVGQEILGDQPELLNSPEVMIAVIRDKLHWILVFALLLSGLYGLTLWFKHDRQVD; the protein is encoded by the coding sequence ATGTTTCATGAATTCATACGAGTTTGGTTCAACTGGCTTGAAATCTCTGGTTATTGGGGGGTCGCGGGTCTCATGGCGTTGGAAAGCTCCATTGTCCCAATCCCTTCGGAATTAGTGATTCCTCCCGCAGCATTTTGGGCCTCTCAAGGACGGCTGTCGTTTGAAGGAGTCGTTCTGGCTGGAACCTTGGGAAGCTACATCGGTTCTTCTATCAGCTATTGGCTTTGCCGATGGCTCGGGCATCCTTTGCTCGAACAATACGGAAGATACCTTGGGATTAGCCCCATCAAGGTTCAAGAAGCAGAAAGGTGGATCCATCGTTTTGGAATTACCGGAATTCTCATCGCACGATTTTTACCGGTTGTTCGACACCTTATCTCGATGCCAGCAGGGCTCTTTCGAATGCCGTTTGGAGCCTTTTCTGGGATGACGATCCTCGGTTCAGCTGCCTGGTGCACAATCTTAACCTGGGTTGGGCAAGAAATTCTAGGTGATCAACCTGAGCTCTTAAACTCCCCCGAAGTGATGATCGCAGTCATTCGAGACAAGCTTCACTGGATTTTGGTTTTCGCCCTGCTTCTCAGCGGATTATACGGCTTAACCCTTTGGTTTAAACACGACCGTCAAGTGGACTAA
- a CDS encoding beta-lactamase family protein, producing the protein MLKLDFMRLLFFSLLACSAFAKSIFELDAHIQNQLRRGQFVGASVAVVENGEISLVRSYGLIKKGKSNAVNEDTIFQIGSISKPMSATLAALLEQKEQLSIESSDARYILSHTTGYSRSGWNKKIESGTGRSSLIEQLSRTTHRAPGIYYDYHNVAFSQIEEMIESATRFPFEYAMKKNLFEPLKMDRTSIGSSNFRNIKNMAWPHVPYRKGFTPSSNFSHFYHDNVPSAAGVNSTGRDMAEYLKFMLTHKELGKLWEPYVRTAHSDAVFRAFKFRKPKTFYGYGFRRMEDLNDEILVFHGGWVKGFRSFIAFNPDKKLGIVILANAETSFPYKTAFWFMEND; encoded by the coding sequence ATGCTAAAGCTCGACTTCATGCGGCTCTTGTTTTTCTCTTTGTTGGCGTGTTCGGCTTTTGCGAAGAGCATTTTTGAACTGGATGCACACATCCAAAACCAGCTGCGTCGCGGCCAGTTTGTCGGGGCCTCTGTCGCCGTGGTCGAAAACGGGGAGATTTCCCTGGTTCGTTCCTATGGGCTGATTAAAAAGGGTAAATCGAATGCGGTGAACGAAGATACGATTTTCCAAATTGGCTCAATCTCTAAACCGATGAGTGCGACACTCGCAGCATTGCTGGAGCAGAAAGAGCAACTGAGCATTGAGTCATCCGATGCTCGCTACATCTTAAGTCACACCACAGGTTACAGCCGCAGCGGTTGGAATAAAAAAATCGAATCCGGTACGGGCCGTTCTTCTTTGATTGAGCAACTCTCGCGTACAACTCATCGCGCGCCTGGAATCTATTACGACTATCATAACGTGGCGTTTAGCCAAATTGAAGAAATGATTGAATCTGCGACAAGATTTCCATTTGAATATGCCATGAAAAAAAATCTCTTTGAGCCACTCAAGATGGATCGAACTTCGATCGGTTCGAGTAATTTTCGCAATATTAAAAACATGGCTTGGCCCCACGTGCCGTATCGCAAAGGATTTACCCCAAGCTCTAATTTTTCTCATTTTTACCACGATAACGTTCCGTCTGCTGCAGGAGTGAACTCGACGGGACGAGATATGGCGGAATACTTGAAATTTATGCTAACGCACAAAGAGCTGGGTAAATTGTGGGAGCCATACGTTCGAACGGCTCACAGCGATGCTGTGTTCCGAGCGTTTAAGTTTCGAAAACCCAAGACCTTTTATGGATATGGATTCCGTCGCATGGAAGATCTGAATGACGAAATCTTAGTATTTCATGGAGGCTGGGTGAAAGGGTTTCGCAGCTTTATCGCCTTTAACCCGGACAAGAAGTTAGGCATCGTGATCCTGGCAAACGCGGAGACTAGCTTTCCCTATAAAACAGCGTTTTGGTTTATGGAGAACGATTAG
- a CDS encoding ABC transporter permease, protein MNDLRMIGVLWARELLRMKKEPTRLMGVVIQPLLFWLVIGSGFSPSFHVIENADLDYLSFFFIGIIAMVLLFASIFSTITLIDDRSSGFMQAVLVAPGTRFALVLGKILGVTSIALIQALLFMAVGLFLKVPMMQADWLLVSIFLFLGGFSMAGLGFVLAWLSTSSAAYHALMSVILIPMWILSGAMFPPSTQWMQWAVLINPIAWLVSGLRAAFAGGVAPMGSVTSTLSLEYCLGALCLFSLFCLWAGSWICRFKRI, encoded by the coding sequence GTGAATGATCTTCGAATGATAGGGGTTCTTTGGGCTCGTGAATTGTTGCGTATGAAGAAGGAACCGACCCGATTGATGGGCGTGGTGATTCAACCTCTTCTTTTTTGGCTTGTGATTGGCTCTGGATTCTCGCCGAGCTTCCACGTGATTGAAAATGCTGATTTAGATTATCTCAGTTTCTTTTTTATTGGCATTATTGCGATGGTCCTTCTTTTTGCTTCGATTTTTTCAACCATCACTTTAATCGATGATCGCAGTTCGGGTTTTATGCAAGCTGTTTTGGTGGCTCCCGGGACTCGCTTTGCGTTGGTTCTTGGAAAAATTTTAGGGGTTACCAGCATTGCTCTTATACAAGCGCTGCTTTTCATGGCGGTCGGTCTTTTCTTGAAGGTTCCGATGATGCAAGCAGATTGGCTCTTAGTATCGATTTTTTTGTTTTTAGGAGGCTTTTCAATGGCAGGCTTGGGCTTTGTATTGGCTTGGCTTAGCACGTCTTCGGCTGCTTATCACGCTTTGATGAGCGTGATTCTGATTCCGATGTGGATTCTATCCGGGGCGATGTTTCCCCCAAGCACGCAGTGGATGCAGTGGGCCGTTTTGATCAATCCCATTGCCTGGCTGGTTTCAGGCCTTCGTGCCGCGTTTGCGGGAGGCGTTGCTCCGATGGGGAGTGTGACAAGCACCCTGAGCCTTGAATATTGCCTGGGGGCACTTTGCTTGTTTTCCCTCTTTTGTCTTTGGGCAGGCTCTTGGATTTGTCGCTTTAAGCGAATCTAG